The genomic region GTTAGCAGCGAGAAGACCAAGTGCGCCATGGTCATGGTGGGCGTCGCCCAGAAGGCCATGAGCCATCCTACGTACAGCGGGTGCCGCACATGCCGGTACGGGCCCGGAGTTGTGAAGCGCAGCGGCGTGTATTCTCGTCCCAGCAGATTGAGCCATACTTGCCGAAGACCGAACAGATCGAAGTGATTGATTAGATAAGTTGTGGCCAGGACGGTGAGCCATCCCGTGACAGCCACCGCGTGCATCATGAACTTGGCAACCGGGTCGGTTACTTCCCACACGATCCCGCCCATTGGTCTCCATTGCCAGAAGAGGAGAATCAGGGCAAGGCTGGAGAACAGGACATAGGTGCTGCGTTCGGCGGCCTTGGGGATAACCTTGGTCCACATTGTCTTGAATCCCTTGCGCGCCATGATGCTGTGTTGAAGGGCGAAGACCATCAACAAAGCCACGTTGATCATAAGCGCCTTGCCGAACGTGTCCGTGGGCGTGGAATCGATAGACTTCGGAACATACACATTTGCGACAAACCCGATGGCATACAGAAACGATCCCAAGAAGGCGATGTAGCACGCCACCCCATACGCGAAAATCATTACTCTACTCATGTTCTTTTCCCTCACGTGTACGAAACATCTCCCAGAACAACCGGTCCACAACGGTGCGGACCTGTGCACCTACTTCGTTTCTCAGCTTCTGCTGAAGCATGTCCGCTGCGTCTGCTTCGGGAGACGAGACTTCGTCTTCCTGCTTGTGATGCTTTGGACACCGCGGCCTGGATCGGCTGTCGGGGTCTGTAATGCTCATCGTCTGCTCTCCTCGACCGTCCAGCCTTGCAGCGTGCGAACGGGCGTGCCGTCCGTCACGGATAGGAGTAGAGCAGGCCGTGTGCCAACGTGGCGCGTTTGCCTGTAAATGCTGATGAAACAGGAGATTACGCCGATTGGCGTGAATGAAAGTGGAATGGGGTAGACGGGAGATTCGTGAAATCTCGTGAGTGCCGCTCGCGAGATCTGGCGAGCGACATCGCGCGAAGTGGCTAACCCGGATTTCTCACGATCACACTTGAACCTCTCTCGCAACCAGTGTGTTTGCGAGACTTGCGGCGCAAATCGAAGCGGCTCTCCGAATACAGAGTGTGTTCGCGAGAGATCCTCATGGCATAACCTCAACGTCGTGCACGTGACCAATTTGCGTCGGCGCTCAATCGCGCCGGTGCACATTGCGGACTAAGGACTGCGTGTAATGCCCAACGCTTTGATGCGAGACGTCAGAGTGGATGGGCTGATGCCGAGCAGTTTTGCAGCGCCTTGTTCGCCGGCAATCTTCCAGCCGCAGGATTCGAGCGCGCGAGTGATGTTCTTGCACTCGAGTTCTTTGAGTTCGTCGCACGTCATGACGTTTTCTGGGGCGGCGGCTGTTCTTGGATCATCGGACTTTCCGGTCGTCGGGCCGAGCGCACGCGCCAAGTTTAGTTGACCATCGCGCGCGGTTATGACAGCGCGCTCAATCACGTTTTGGAGTTCGCGCACGTTGCCAGGCCAGGAGTACTCGGTTAATCTGCGAGCGCATTCGGCAGTGAGCGGCGCGATAACGCGGCCGTGTTCGTTGGCGATTCTGCGAGCAAACGAATCTGCGAGAACAATAATGTCGTTTCCCCGTTCGCGTAGCGGGGGGATGTGGAGAGGAAAGACGTTTAACCGGTAATAGAGGTCTTCGCGAAACTGGCCCGATTTGATGGCAGCGTTCAGGTCCCGGTTCGTTGCGGCGATAACGCG from Candidatus Hydrogenedentota bacterium harbors:
- a CDS encoding isoprenylcysteine carboxylmethyltransferase family protein, which codes for MSRVMIFAYGVACYIAFLGSFLYAIGFVANVYVPKSIDSTPTDTFGKALMINVALLMVFALQHSIMARKGFKTMWTKVIPKAAERSTYVLFSSLALILLFWQWRPMGGIVWEVTDPVAKFMMHAVAVTGWLTVLATTYLINHFDLFGLRQVWLNLLGREYTPLRFTTPGPYRHVRHPLYVGWLMAFWATPTMTMAHLVFSLLTTAYILVAIRFEERDLEREHGRPYAEYRKRVPMLVPRFAANKDHGTPEPEVEGNIA